The following nucleotide sequence is from Homalodisca vitripennis isolate AUS2020 unplaced genomic scaffold, UT_GWSS_2.1 ScUCBcl_1760;HRSCAF=5794, whole genome shotgun sequence.
CATCATGGGATACCGGAGGAGGTCCTGACTGATTGTGGTTACAATTCTAGGTACTTGAGGATtctgatttcaaaatattttctgaacaCTATGGATTAACATACTATATGTAGTCCCAAatttctacaaagtaaaatttgcTTTGAAGGTTGCAAAtttgttattaaagaaaaatgGAAATGATCCATATTTAGCACTTTTAGATTACTGCACTGCACACCACCAAAATGGTTTCAGTCCTACACAATTGTTGATGAATACAAGATTTAGGAGAGGGTTGCCTCAAATAACCGAATTATTACAAGAGAAACCTGAATTTAAAAAGCTAGTGTTTAATATGTTGACTATGGCAGACATTTTGCATGATATGATAAAAGACATTGAGTGACCCCCACTCCCACTAAACCCTTTAAAAGTTGGGGATCCATTATGGATAATAGGTCTGAAAAGAGATGGAAAGGTGATTAAAGTACCTGGGAATCTTAGATCTTACCTAATTGAAACCGGATTTAGAGCTGTTTGGAGGAACAGATATCACTTAAAAACAGCTCCAAATCTCAAggaatatacaaataaaagtgtgtttcaaaactctcaattaaaaataaaatacaggaaaaaaccaaaatcaagaagaaaattaataaaacgaaAGTGGCTTGAAGGTTACACAACTTAAAATAGGAGATGTTGTTAATAGAATATGTAATTGAAATCATGTGGTTGGTTAATTATAGTTTTGGTTGATGTATCGGGGTGATCTAAATTTTAAGCACACTGAAAGTATATTACAAACTATAATAGATACAGCAAAGTTTAAATCAAAAAAGTTGTGAGGTTTAGTTATCTTTTCAGTATATCTACCATTACGGTAAAATTCTTAAAAGTTAAGAAATTAGGTTCCAAATCTAGAGGCTGTTCAGATGACTCAGTTTTGTGTGCATAGTACCTGTACAATTGTACATTTCACTCACACCTTCATAAGCGAGTTTTGCACAAGTTAATGTTTTCCCCACGACTATAAATAAACCTTTCCATCGTTGTTTGATAACATCTCCATTGTAATAttcaatataagaaaatatacaattttatcttgactataactgtaataattaataataataatggtgtTAAAAAAACACAGCAAATTAAACTTTGTGCCATAAGCAAGTGCTTTGGATGGTAGGTCTCTAAAAAGTGCAGAATTGGCTTCAACTCCTGTAATGTATTGAGCATAGAGATTGCCAGTATATGTAATGTGCCAGCGCCAGTATTCCTTTGCCATTGTGTGTAACACTTAAAGAGGTCCCTGAGAGGTTTtagaataaaagaaaactttagaatatgtaacaaaacatatttattgtagtacaaaatttgaataatgtattatttattgtacaatgttGGTACAAAAACTATAACCAGAAGTCAGCTATgtttataaagtttgtaaaatatgtttttaaaaccagtttgtaaaagaatgaaaaatactaGCAACTTGATTGGCCACACTGGTGAAAAATCCTTCTTCAGGTTTCTTTTCCACTTCTTCTTCAGATTGttgatttatttcatttgattttacACTGTCATTGAGTGGAGGTTGGCTCTCAGTTTGTACCTTTGATTCTTCTACATTTTCTGTGTTTTCtttcatttctttaatattttctgtaactttGTCCAAAGGATTTTCTGTTGGGTTGTTTTTTAGAGGTGATTCTGTTGTcgttttctatataattttcatcatttaaataatcaaagtacTTGTTGGTCGTTCCTGAAGTGAGATTTGAAgtgttattgtaattattgtttgtttcattgatatatgtatataaatttgtgATTTTCACTACTGGTGGGTCAATCTCCAAAAAGTATCTCAATATACGTAATCCTTCGATCAGTTTCTGAACAAAGATTTGGAAGCCAATTCTGCGAaaatcaatatacaagtcatgaATACCTGAGGTTTTCTTGGTGGTTGAGTTACTGTTCCATTGTTCCTCTGTTAAATTAGCATTTGTATCTAGTTGTTCCCCTGCAGAGTTTGGGTTGAAAATTTGCGAGTCCTCAGCATACTTTTGATATTCTGTGAAGTTTAAGTGATACCAACAGTAGACTTCTTCAGCCTGGAACagaaagataatttaaaaaaatgatacttGGATTTTCATTGATCAAATGACTGaaactttcaaaattttcttcaaaatcaatgaatttttctttttttatttgggcTGTAGTGTACTCACGCTAGGAATTTTAATCACTTTTATTGTAGagcatttatttgttattgaataatgCTAACTTATCAACTATAATCTTGAACAATTCTTGGAAATATAGTTCAAAACTAAGTGTTTTTTCGTAAGTAATGTGTGAGATTCACCAAAGAGTGAATTTGGATAACTGATTGCAAAAGGTGACAtgtgttatttaacttttaaagttgaataaaaacaagttttcatttgtcttagaacagttttttttttttaatatttcagttaaatccTTTATGATTTATAAAGACGAATCAAGTATGTTATGTGAAAAATGGTTGGTTTATAAATAGTGCAAAAGcatttgtattactttaatatatttagaagTTTCCTTATCTTTTTTTGTacaatgttatttgaaatatgtCAATTTTGAGTACCACAGAATAGCCATGGTacacttttagaaataaaagttaaGACATCTCTTGAGTTTCCAAGATTTTTGTGTTATCCACAGATAGGTGGTGAGCTGAACTTTCTTTGATTCTACGATTACCACAAGTGCGTAATACTTCAGAGTTTTGTAAAAATCTGGATACTTTTCATGagctaattattttataaatgaaaatacaatttccttttgtaatattaacatttCAGCTTCATTGGAAAGAAAGATTCTACTATTCCTAACTTTTTCTATCAAACTAAGGAGGTTATTTATTCACTATTTCTTTCTATAAAAGCCATACATAGGGTACATAATATAATCCTCTGGGCAACCTAGGTAAGTTATATCTTTAGTAAGACAATCTTCAGATAACAAATAACTGAAATCTTTCAGTTTATATTACTatcataaataatgatatttaatgctctattttatcttttaatccctgtatatttaaaatataaataatgtatttggaATTGTGTTGTTTTGAGGTTGAAGCAGTTACTCCTCCAACAGTTACACCTCTTTTTTTGGCAATGTAACAAAAAAACCCTGTTTGAATTAatgttaagtaatttataatacaggATGAATAATATTAACTAATCTGTTTATgcttattatcttttaattttaatattgtctaAAAAATAAGCTTGATCTTCAACAAAAGcaaacagttattaaaaatttttttaaaacaagctGTCAACAATTTTCACTTAGTCGAAACCAATACTTACTTTGACTTTCCTTCACACCCCCACTGTTTACTTTGCTTTAGACAAAGATTGTTAAGAATTTCTGTGTTACTGTTTTTGttctataaacaaatattctGGAGTATTTAGACTTTCTTCAAATTTAGtagaataatattacaataaaataccttggataaatttgtattacatatttgcGTAAACtatccaatatatatatttacctgcaATAGCCCAGTGTAAATATATAGAAACAGTATTATACCCCAGATATGTGCAGCTCacttttaaatcatgttttaatcAGCTGCACAGTTTAATGTGATAAATTGGCCTTtcctttatttcataaaacatttttgaaataaaagtttttatatgtgAAATTCAGGATTTTGAATAagaataaacagtaaaattactAGAAAAGTTGTGTGCAGTTTTAATCCTAATGTTATAAATGAGATAAATCCTAATGGTATAACTGAAGAagtgttttattctgttgatgcGTTCCTTAACTGTGGTATTGTATTagcaaattaagtttttaaagtagttagtgtattattgttttatatatatatatatattatatatatatatatatataatatatatatatatatatatatttgtaatattgt
It contains:
- the LOC124371640 gene encoding uncharacterized protein LOC124371640, translated to MVPSLQHLVFTTFLAEEVYCWYHLNFTEYQKYAEDSQIFNPNSAGEQLDTNANLTEEQWNSNSTTKKTSGIHDLYIDFRRIGFQIFVQKLIEGLRILRYFLEIDPPVVKITNLYTYINETNNNYNNTSNLTSGTTNKYFDYLNDENYIENDNRITSKKQPNRKSFGQSYRKY